From a region of the Balaenoptera musculus isolate JJ_BM4_2016_0621 chromosome 15, mBalMus1.pri.v3, whole genome shotgun sequence genome:
- the NMRAL1 gene encoding nmrA-like family domain-containing protein 1: MADKKLVVVFGATGAQGGSVARTLLEDGTFRVRVVTRDPGQRAAKELRLQGAEVVQGDQDDEASMELALIGAHATFIVTNYWENCSQEQEVKQGKLLADLAKRLGLHYVVYSGLENIKKLTAGRLAAGHFDGKGEVEEYFRDIGVPMTSVRLPCYFENLLSFFLPQKAPDGKSYLLSLPMGDVPMDGMSVSDLGPVVLSLLKMPEDYIGRNIGLSTCRHTVEEYAALLSRHTRKTVRDAKISPEDYEKLGFPGAQDLANMFRFYALKPDRNIELSLRLNPKARTLDQWLEQHKGDFAGL, translated from the exons ATGGCAGACAAGAAACTGGTGGTCGTATTTGGAGCCACAG GTGCCCAGGGGGGCTCAGTGGCCCGGACACTCCTGGAAGATGGGACATTCAGGGTCCGAGTGGTGACCCGGGACCCTGGGCAGAGGGCAGCGAAGGAGCTGAGGCTGCAAGGTGCAGAAGTAGTGCAGGGAGACCAGGATGATGAGGCCAGCATGGAGCTGGCCCTGATCGGGGCTCACGCCACCTTCATCGTGACCAACTACTGGGAGAACTGCAGCCAGGAGCAGGAGGTCAAGCAG GGAAAGCTGCTGGCCGATCTGGCCAAGCGCCTGGGACTGCACTACGTGGTCTACAGTGGCCTGGAGAACATCAAGAAGCTGACAGCAGGGAGACTGGCAGCGGGACACTTTGACGGCAAAGGGGAGGTAGAGGAATATTTCCGGGACATTGGTGTCCCCATGACCAGCGTGCGGCTGCCCTGCTATTTCGAGaacctcctctccttcttcctgcccCAGAAAGCCCCAGATGGAAAGAGCTACTTGCTGA gctTGCCCATGGGTGACGTGCCCATGGACGGCATGTCTGTGTCCGACCTGGGCCCCGTGGTGCTCAGCCTGCTGAAGATGCCCGAAGACTACATCGGCCGGAACATCGGGCTCAGCACCTGCAGGCACACGGTGGAGGAGTACGCCGCCTTGCTCTCCAGGCACACCAGGAAGACCGTGCGAGATGCCAAG ATAAGCCCCGAGGACTACGAGAAGCTTGGCTTCCCCGGCGCCCAGGACCTGGCCAACATGTTCCGTTTCTATGCCCTGAAACCCGACCGCAACATCGAACTGAGCCTGAGGCTCAACCCCAAGGCCAGGACGCTGGACCAGTGGCTGGAGCAGCACAAAGGGGACTTCGCAGGACTgtga